In Silene latifolia isolate original U9 population chromosome 3, ASM4854445v1, whole genome shotgun sequence, a single window of DNA contains:
- the LOC141648972 gene encoding uncharacterized protein LOC141648972 produces the protein MAGYVGVWWLQPQQDYSIASGYNWLSPPMVKVNWDHFVWVKEAIPKHSFIGWLVMHERLLTRDRLKKTGIILDDICILCGAAPECHSHLFFNCTFSQICLQLLSQSLGCHLPRHSWTAWWLSMKFQSQSLRNSIAAHLLALIYSIWWCRNKCRLEGYLLRPETVVASLLQGRLLPSV, from the coding sequence ATGGCTGGTTATGTGGGTGTGTGGTGGCTGCAACCTCAACAGGATTATTCCATTGCCAGTGGGTATAATTGGTTGAGCCCTCCCATGGTGAAAGTGAACTGGGATCATTTTGTATGGGTCAAGGAAGCTATTCCTAAGCATAGCTTCATAGGATGGCTTGTGATGCATGAGCGTTTGCTTACAAGGGATAGGTTGAAGAAAACGGGGATCATTTTGGATGACATATGCATTCTGTGTGGTGCTGCTCCTGAGTGTCACTCTCACCTCTTCTTCAACTGCACGTTCAGTCAGATATGCCTTCAGTTGCTGTCCCAAAGTCTGGGATGCCATCTCCCTAGACACAGCTGGACTGCTTGGTGGCTTAGTATGAAGTTCCAGTCCCAGAGTCTGAGAAATTCGATAGCTGCACATCTATTGGCCTTAATCTACTCTATTTGGTGGTGCAGGAATAAGTGCAGACTTGAAGGTTATCTGCTACGTCCTGAAACTGTGGTTGCATCACTGCTTCAAGGCAGGTTGCTTCCCTCAGTGTAG